One stretch of Desulfatibacillum aliphaticivorans DSM 15576 DNA includes these proteins:
- a CDS encoding transporter substrate-binding domain-containing protein has protein sequence MLFCATAFFMALSPALATQETESGAGGPASPDIQNELVIAHNLSHPPFKFVDKDGRSQGLIVDLWRLWSQKTGVPVRFTGAPFEETVAMVREGGAQINAGLFSTEERQEFMDFSNPIHGVSYYIVFHKSILGIGGPEDLKGFKVGVPAGGYTEQFMRKHHPGLDLALYKDYPALFGAAQNGEIRVFIAPVENLRDYLKKHYLTNDYRFAANLPIFVRNYRGGIAKGNKALLEIINRGLAQITPEERGELERKWLGWTRVRPKDDALVISISTDYQPMSFRDPFGRPAGMLVDYWKLWAETVGQKVVFDMVDWDQSVRIVKDGEAAFHSGLYSSESRREWMDFSQTIYELDSNLYYLPESPVSPPLESMRDVSIGVVKGSYQEEYALNSLKETCTAVPFSTAEDMLYALIQGQIDAFIDESIVVDLLLTRDRFAGKVVGHSTPLFSRSLKAGVAKGNKDLLELINQGVEAMPKDKLEVIEKRWIVDSEARYFDKIARLEGKSSIYLSPLEKAWIDEHPVIRLGVDPGYEPFEFLTEGGKHAGVASEYVTLLNKRLGTNLKVIPFDTWSEVIVQAKAKGVDVLPAVMKTESRDEYLVFTKPYLSSPEMIFCRTDAPFIGGAEDLTGKFIALKRNSYMEDRIREKYPELSLVLYDDTAQALEAVASGEADAYVNTLAHGSYVIAKYNISNIKVAAPMDGTVDGIRIAVRKDWPILRDILQKGLDSITPEEAAAIRARWITVRFEHGREVRTILKWAGAVLGVILCMMLLVFVWNRRLAKEIARREELEAHLVTAKEKAESADRLKSAFLATMSHELRTPLNSIIGFSSIVLQELPGPLNKEQKKQMGMVRNSARHLLALINDVLDISKIEADQLVLAPEKFDFTQAVNGVVQSVRPLAEKKGLVLELTQDASDLRIFCDKRRMEQVLINLVNNAIKFTEKGSVSVLVSGPSNRNPQGVDMVMIQIQDTGIGIQPGDFSKLFKPFRQIETGLDRKYEGTGLGLSICKKLVGLMGGEITVESEIGHGSRFTVRLPVNGPVQQEE, from the coding sequence ATGCTCTTTTGCGCAACGGCCTTTTTTATGGCGCTTTCTCCGGCTTTGGCAACCCAGGAGACCGAGAGCGGCGCAGGCGGTCCTGCATCCCCGGATATTCAAAACGAGCTGGTCATCGCCCATAACCTGAGCCATCCGCCGTTCAAGTTTGTTGACAAAGACGGCCGGTCCCAGGGCCTGATTGTGGATTTGTGGCGTTTGTGGTCGCAAAAGACGGGCGTGCCCGTCCGATTCACCGGGGCGCCTTTTGAAGAAACCGTGGCCATGGTCCGGGAGGGCGGGGCGCAGATTAATGCGGGGTTGTTCAGCACCGAAGAGCGCCAGGAGTTCATGGATTTTTCCAATCCCATCCACGGAGTGTCGTATTACATTGTTTTTCATAAAAGCATTCTGGGGATAGGAGGGCCGGAGGACCTGAAAGGCTTCAAGGTGGGCGTCCCCGCCGGGGGATACACGGAACAGTTCATGCGAAAGCATCACCCGGGCCTGGACCTTGCTTTGTACAAGGATTATCCGGCCCTGTTCGGCGCCGCTCAGAACGGGGAGATTCGCGTGTTCATCGCCCCGGTGGAGAATCTCAGGGATTATCTGAAAAAGCATTATCTGACCAATGACTATCGGTTCGCCGCCAACCTGCCCATATTCGTCCGCAACTATAGGGGAGGCATAGCCAAAGGAAACAAGGCGTTGCTTGAAATCATCAACCGGGGCCTTGCGCAGATCACCCCGGAAGAGCGGGGCGAGCTGGAGCGCAAATGGCTGGGCTGGACCCGGGTTCGGCCTAAAGACGACGCCCTGGTGATTTCCATAAGCACGGACTATCAGCCCATGTCCTTCCGGGACCCCTTCGGCCGCCCCGCCGGCATGCTGGTGGACTATTGGAAGCTGTGGGCCGAAACCGTGGGCCAAAAGGTCGTCTTTGACATGGTTGATTGGGACCAAAGCGTCAGGATCGTCAAGGACGGAGAGGCGGCTTTTCATTCCGGGCTGTATTCCAGCGAGTCTCGCAGGGAGTGGATGGATTTTTCCCAGACCATTTACGAGCTGGATTCCAATCTTTATTACCTGCCCGAAAGCCCCGTCTCCCCGCCCTTGGAAAGTATGCGAGACGTCTCCATCGGCGTCGTCAAGGGGTCGTATCAGGAGGAATACGCGCTGAACAGCCTGAAGGAAACCTGCACCGCCGTGCCGTTTTCCACCGCCGAAGATATGCTTTACGCCCTGATCCAAGGACAGATAGACGCGTTCATAGATGAGTCCATTGTGGTGGATCTGCTGTTAACCAGGGACCGGTTTGCAGGCAAGGTGGTGGGGCACTCCACCCCGCTGTTTTCCAGAAGCCTGAAAGCGGGCGTTGCCAAAGGCAATAAAGACCTGCTGGAATTGATCAACCAGGGCGTTGAAGCCATGCCCAAAGATAAGCTGGAGGTTATTGAAAAACGTTGGATCGTGGACTCCGAAGCCAGGTATTTCGATAAAATCGCCCGGTTGGAAGGCAAGTCTTCGATCTACCTGAGCCCCCTGGAAAAGGCCTGGATCGATGAGCATCCGGTTATTCGGCTGGGCGTGGATCCCGGGTACGAGCCCTTTGAGTTCCTCACCGAGGGAGGCAAACACGCAGGCGTGGCCTCCGAATACGTAACATTGCTGAACAAGCGCCTGGGAACCAACCTCAAGGTGATTCCTTTCGACACCTGGAGCGAGGTCATCGTCCAGGCCAAGGCAAAGGGCGTGGACGTCCTCCCTGCCGTCATGAAAACGGAAAGCCGGGACGAGTACCTGGTTTTCACCAAGCCCTATCTCAGCTCGCCTGAAATGATTTTCTGCCGGACCGACGCTCCGTTCATCGGCGGCGCGGAAGACCTGACCGGGAAATTCATCGCTCTCAAACGCAACAGCTACATGGAAGACCGGATCCGCGAAAAATATCCCGAGCTGAGCCTGGTTTTGTACGATGACACGGCCCAGGCCCTGGAGGCCGTGGCCTCGGGCGAGGCGGACGCTTACGTCAACACCCTGGCCCACGGATCGTACGTCATCGCCAAGTACAACATATCCAACATCAAGGTCGCCGCTCCCATGGACGGGACCGTGGACGGCATTCGCATCGCCGTGCGCAAGGATTGGCCCATTTTGCGGGACATCCTGCAAAAGGGCCTGGACTCCATCACCCCGGAAGAGGCGGCCGCCATACGCGCCCGATGGATCACCGTGCGCTTTGAACACGGCAGGGAGGTGCGGACGATTCTCAAATGGGCGGGCGCGGTCCTTGGCGTCATCCTGTGCATGATGCTGCTGGTTTTTGTCTGGAACCGCAGGCTGGCCAAGGAAATCGCGCGCCGGGAGGAACTGGAGGCGCATCTGGTTACCGCCAAGGAAAAGGCCGAGTCGGCGGACCGGTTGAAATCGGCTTTTTTGGCCACCATGTCCCACGAACTGCGAACTCCGCTGAACTCCATTATCGGTTTTTCATCCATTGTGCTCCAGGAGCTTCCCGGCCCCTTGAACAAAGAACAGAAAAAGCAGATGGGCATGGTGCGAAACAGCGCCCGCCATTTGCTTGCCCTTATAAACGACGTTCTGGACATTTCCAAAATCGAAGCGGACCAACTGGTCCTGGCGCCCGAAAAATTCGATTTCACCCAGGCCGTCAACGGGGTGGTGCAATCGGTCCGTCCTCTGGCGGAGAAAAAAGGCCTGGTGCTGGAATTGACGCAGGACGCTTCCGATCTCCGGATTTTTTGCGATAAAAGGCGCATGGAGCAGGTGCTCATCAACCTGGTCAACAACGCCATCAAGTTTACGGAAAAGGGGAGTGTGAGCGTTTTGGTCAGCGGTCCGTCCAATCGCAATCCTCAGGGTGTAGATATGGTGATGATCCAGATTCAGGACACGGGCATCGGCATTCAGCCCGGAGATTTCAGCAAGCTGTTCAAACCGTTCAGGCAAATAGAAACCGGGTTGGATAGAAAATACGAAGGAACCGGCTTGGGGCTTTCCATATGCAAAAAGCTGGTGGGGCTCATGGGGGGGGAGATAACCGTGGAAAGCGAAATCGGCCACGGATCGCGGTTTACCGTTCGCCTTCCGGTTAACGGCCCCGTTCAACAGGAGGAGTAG
- a CDS encoding response regulator, protein MRVLVADDDDIGRMVITRLLSKWGHETVPAKDGEEAWDLFQKNPARIVITDWSMPKLSGLELCDRIRSNKFSHYVYIIILTSREGKENTVEALGAGADDFMSKPIDSAELNARLRVGLRIIQLEEEQQQARIHLLQSEKMASVGQLAAGVAHEINNPTGFVSSNLKTLGDYLDDLAGLVRKYKEFCQNVHDDPSCMTLPLKDQLHGILEYEQRIDLDYILEDTNDLIQDCREGTERIKKIVNDLKDFAHPDEDEVKPANINQGLESTLNVVWNEIKYKAEVFKDLGELPLVDCYPHRINQVFMNILVNAAQAIEEKGEIHIQTRDLGQEVEIKIRDTGKGISEEHLAKIYDPFFTTKEVGKGTGLGLNMAYNIINTHGGSIKCESAIGRGTTFILRIPIAQNRKEK, encoded by the coding sequence ATGCGTGTTTTAGTAGCAGACGACGATGATATCGGAAGAATGGTCATAACCAGGCTTTTGAGTAAATGGGGGCATGAAACCGTCCCGGCAAAGGACGGTGAAGAGGCGTGGGACCTGTTTCAAAAGAATCCCGCGCGCATCGTCATTACCGATTGGAGTATGCCGAAACTCAGCGGGTTGGAATTGTGCGACCGCATCCGCAGCAATAAGTTTTCGCATTATGTATACATAATTATTCTGACCTCCCGGGAAGGCAAGGAAAACACGGTGGAAGCCCTTGGCGCCGGCGCCGACGACTTCATGAGCAAGCCCATTGACTCGGCGGAACTGAACGCCAGACTGAGGGTGGGGCTTCGAATCATTCAGTTGGAGGAGGAGCAGCAGCAGGCCAGGATCCACCTGCTTCAATCGGAAAAGATGGCCTCCGTGGGCCAGCTTGCGGCAGGGGTGGCCCATGAAATAAATAATCCCACGGGCTTTGTGAGCAGCAACCTGAAAACTTTGGGAGACTATTTGGACGACCTGGCCGGACTCGTAAGAAAATATAAGGAGTTTTGCCAAAATGTTCACGACGACCCTTCCTGCATGACATTGCCGTTAAAGGATCAGCTGCACGGCATCCTGGAGTATGAGCAGCGGATTGACCTGGACTACATCCTGGAAGACACAAACGACCTCATACAGGATTGCCGGGAAGGGACGGAGCGCATTAAAAAGATCGTCAACGACCTCAAGGATTTCGCCCACCCGGATGAAGATGAAGTCAAGCCGGCCAATATTAACCAGGGGCTGGAGTCCACCCTTAATGTGGTTTGGAATGAAATCAAATACAAAGCCGAAGTGTTTAAGGATTTAGGCGAACTGCCTCTGGTGGACTGCTATCCCCACCGGATCAACCAGGTGTTCATGAATATCCTGGTTAATGCGGCCCAGGCCATCGAAGAGAAGGGCGAAATTCATATCCAAACACGGGACCTGGGGCAGGAGGTGGAAATCAAAATCCGGGATACGGGCAAAGGCATTTCCGAAGAACACCTGGCCAAGATCTACGATCCTTTTTTCACCACCAAGGAAGTGGGCAAGGGAACCGGCCTGGGCCTCAACATGGCCTACAACATCATTAACACCCACGGCGGCTCCATAAAATGCGAAAGCGCGATAGGGCGGGGCACGACCTTTATTCTTCGGATTCCCATAGCCCAGAACCGGAAAGAGAAATAA
- a CDS encoding response regulator — translation MKNRMVHILMPSQEKADETRVELAGLDAQTSVIIHDRDTFKISGVSYEAVILEYETESTLWLEALARTLTSAPRTRVILLAPELAAGRRDARISVYANLFLAADLKQAAELALRQEELDQQDRKTILIVDDDNQVLKSFSRLLRHSPWNVYAVSHGERAMNLLNVEKVDLVVTDIKMPGIHGLELISRIRKNYKELPIVVCSGYPGMKDDMELKFYNIAGFIEKPVNPEEFEKQIAAALGE, via the coding sequence ATGAAAAACAGGATGGTCCATATCCTCATGCCGTCCCAGGAAAAGGCCGATGAAACAAGAGTGGAGTTGGCCGGATTGGATGCCCAGACTTCCGTAATCATACATGACAGGGACACATTCAAAATCTCCGGCGTCAGTTATGAAGCCGTAATTCTGGAATACGAAACCGAATCCACGCTTTGGCTGGAAGCCCTGGCGCGCACTTTAACCTCCGCGCCCCGCACCCGGGTGATTTTGCTTGCACCCGAGCTGGCGGCTGGAAGACGGGATGCAAGGATTTCAGTTTATGCCAATCTCTTTTTGGCTGCCGACCTTAAACAGGCCGCCGAGCTGGCCCTCAGGCAGGAAGAGCTGGATCAACAGGACCGGAAAACCATTTTGATCGTGGATGACGACAATCAGGTTCTCAAGTCCTTTTCGCGCCTGCTGCGCCACTCGCCCTGGAACGTATACGCGGTCTCCCACGGAGAGCGCGCCATGAATCTTCTGAACGTGGAGAAAGTGGATCTGGTGGTGACGGACATCAAAATGCCCGGGATACACGGGCTTGAGCTAATATCCAGGATACGCAAGAATTACAAGGAATTGCCTATAGTGGTCTGCTCAGGTTATCCGGGCATGAAAGACGACATGGAACTGAAATTCTATAACATAGCCGGATTCATTGAAAAGCCTGTGAACCCGGAGGAATTTGAAAAGCAAATCGCGGCCGCCCTGGGAGAATAA
- a CDS encoding HD domain-containing phosphohydrolase: protein MNAPKPKYRHTVMLVDDEPGISKAIQRILRREGLNILTAQSGPQALDMLKNRETMISLIISDHRMPEMTGAQFLSQARKIVPDAIRFLLTGYSEMDAIIQAVNQGRIHRYLTKPWQDDDLLLQVRQALEQFELTMENKRLLALTARQNAKLKELNHGLEAKVAERTKEIEQKNLQLSALNKELESSFHNTVRSFASLLQMQTPILAGHGRRVSAMARDMAMEMGLEQNETTNIEIAALLHDMARLEIARDKHLVPVSQWSHEDQEKYRQHPAEGQAMVRLIGKLDHVGLLIRSHHERCDGKGFPDGLDRFSIPLGAKIIAVADYYDMVIHLEKDKNEAVIAYMKKKPGAGSMNKQILLKKAAIQFIKENSGVIFDALAVEAFLACLSQKGTAGAREKEVGIKQLKPGMVLSRAIYSAKGQYLLPYDTELSEGYIVRLRKIAEGAGLGPIHVLLN from the coding sequence ATGAACGCCCCTAAACCCAAATATAGGCACACCGTGATGCTGGTGGACGACGAGCCTGGAATATCCAAGGCCATCCAGCGCATTCTGCGCAGGGAGGGTTTGAACATTCTTACGGCCCAAAGCGGGCCCCAGGCTTTGGACATGTTGAAAAACCGGGAGACCATGATTTCCCTGATTATCTCGGATCATAGAATGCCGGAAATGACGGGAGCGCAGTTTCTTTCCCAAGCCCGGAAAATCGTCCCGGACGCCATTCGGTTTCTTTTGACCGGATACTCGGAAATGGACGCCATTATTCAAGCCGTAAACCAGGGGCGCATCCACCGGTATCTCACCAAGCCCTGGCAGGACGACGACCTGTTGCTTCAGGTCCGCCAGGCTTTGGAGCAGTTCGAACTGACCATGGAGAACAAAAGGCTGCTTGCTCTGACCGCCAGGCAAAACGCCAAGTTGAAGGAATTGAACCATGGTCTGGAGGCAAAGGTTGCGGAGCGCACCAAAGAGATTGAGCAAAAGAACCTCCAGCTTTCCGCACTGAACAAGGAACTGGAGTCCTCCTTTCACAATACGGTGCGCTCTTTCGCCTCCCTGCTTCAAATGCAAACGCCCATCCTTGCAGGGCATGGCAGACGGGTAAGCGCCATGGCCCGGGATATGGCCATGGAAATGGGCCTGGAGCAAAATGAGACCACAAATATTGAAATCGCCGCCCTGCTTCATGACATGGCCCGACTGGAAATCGCCAGGGACAAACACCTTGTTCCGGTCTCCCAGTGGTCCCATGAGGACCAGGAGAAATACCGCCAGCACCCGGCCGAAGGGCAGGCCATGGTCCGCCTTATAGGCAAATTGGACCACGTGGGGCTGCTCATCCGGTCGCATCATGAGCGATGCGACGGAAAAGGATTTCCCGACGGCCTGGACAGGTTCTCCATCCCGCTGGGCGCCAAAATTATCGCCGTAGCCGACTATTACGATATGGTTATTCACCTGGAAAAGGACAAGAACGAAGCGGTAATAGCCTACATGAAAAAAAAACCGGGCGCCGGGTCCATGAATAAGCAAATCCTGCTGAAAAAAGCGGCGATTCAATTTATTAAGGAAAACTCCGGCGTCATCTTCGACGCCCTGGCCGTGGAGGCCTTTCTGGCCTGCCTGTCCCAAAAGGGGACCGCCGGCGCCAGGGAAAAGGAAGTAGGCATCAAACAGTTAAAGCCGGGCATGGTCTTGTCGCGGGCCATTTATTCGGCCAAGGGGCAGTATTTGCTGCCCTACGACACGGAGCTTTCCGAAGGGTATATCGTACGGCTGAGAAAAATCGCGGAAGGAGCGGGCTTGGGACCGATCCATGTTCTGCTTAATTAA
- a CDS encoding HDOD domain-containing protein, with protein sequence MDKILDLPTLPVAAIKFNQMVADGKASMKDISDALGKDQAIVLKILKMANSAFFGLRKKVETLQHAVVILGINTVRNAVLSLSVVECFKPGKSNESGINAWLLWKHSLAVAVLSQHLSKQTKIAAPDDCFVGGLLHDVGKLVLLQYFYGTMEKIVESMDANQRSFSVAEREFVSASHAMVGGALAKKWRLPEGLVGVIKSHHTMSSSAPDMDRLKMVHAADIIVNGYLGDFMGHKWPLKVHPSVEPLVAKHLNTVDVWFSEVEPQIQEAYSFFMEE encoded by the coding sequence TTGGACAAGATTCTTGATCTTCCCACCCTGCCGGTGGCGGCCATCAAATTCAATCAGATGGTCGCCGATGGCAAGGCATCCATGAAGGACATCAGCGATGCCTTGGGGAAGGATCAGGCTATTGTCCTTAAAATCCTGAAAATGGCGAACTCCGCCTTTTTCGGCCTGCGGAAAAAGGTGGAAACCCTGCAACACGCGGTCGTTATTTTGGGAATAAACACGGTGCGCAACGCGGTGCTGTCCCTGTCCGTCGTGGAATGCTTCAAACCGGGCAAAAGCAATGAAAGCGGCATTAACGCATGGCTTCTTTGGAAACACTCCCTGGCCGTGGCCGTGCTTAGCCAACACCTATCCAAACAAACAAAAATCGCCGCCCCGGACGACTGCTTTGTGGGAGGGCTGCTTCATGACGTGGGCAAGCTGGTCCTGCTCCAGTACTTTTATGGAACCATGGAGAAGATCGTGGAGTCCATGGACGCGAACCAGAGGTCCTTCTCCGTGGCGGAGAGGGAATTCGTCAGTGCAAGCCATGCAATGGTGGGCGGCGCCCTTGCCAAAAAATGGCGGCTTCCCGAAGGCCTGGTCGGGGTTATAAAAAGCCACCATACCATGTCCAGCAGCGCCCCGGACATGGACAGGCTGAAGATGGTTCATGCGGCCGATATCATTGTCAACGGGTACCTGGGCGACTTTATGGGGCATAAATGGCCCCTGAAAGTGCATCCCTCGGTGGAGCCCTTGGTTGCGAAACATCTCAATACGGTTGACGTCTGGTTTTCCGAGGTGGAGCCTCAAATTCAGGAAGCCTACTCTTTTTTCATGGAGGAATAG
- a CDS encoding response regulator — protein sequence MEEIQHTVLCVDDEVNILHSLKRLLRREPYNVLTATSGDEALNILEKNEVQLIVCDQRMPGMSGTELMSRVRDLYPETIRIVLSGYSEIKTITEAINKGHIYKFFFKPWDDENLKLEIRAALQHWELIRANKVLHEQVIGHNQELSQINERLEQLVWERTQELEFRNQALEVSHAILADIPLPIIGMDPDGCVVLINRKAEDLREDGIELHVDNPMRGVLPSQAAMLLNQAILENSAQSMQGVKIGAKTYDMKIVPLSGQFSNRGFIITLLD from the coding sequence ATGGAAGAAATTCAACATACCGTTCTTTGCGTGGATGACGAAGTCAACATCCTCCATTCCTTAAAAAGGCTTTTGCGCAGGGAGCCGTACAATGTGTTGACTGCGACAAGCGGGGACGAAGCTCTTAACATCCTGGAAAAGAATGAGGTCCAGCTCATTGTCTGCGATCAAAGAATGCCGGGCATGAGCGGGACCGAGCTTATGTCCCGGGTCAGAGACCTGTATCCCGAAACCATCCGCATCGTTCTCTCGGGCTATTCGGAAATAAAGACCATTACGGAAGCCATCAACAAGGGCCACATCTACAAATTTTTCTTCAAGCCCTGGGACGATGAAAACCTCAAGCTGGAAATCCGCGCCGCCCTGCAGCATTGGGAGCTTATCCGGGCCAACAAGGTGCTGCACGAGCAGGTTATCGGGCATAATCAGGAGCTTTCCCAAATCAATGAAAGGCTGGAGCAACTGGTCTGGGAAAGAACCCAGGAACTGGAGTTCCGAAACCAGGCCCTGGAAGTCTCCCACGCCATCCTGGCGGACATCCCCCTGCCTATCATCGGCATGGACCCGGACGGCTGCGTGGTGCTTATCAACCGCAAAGCCGAGGATCTGAGGGAAGACGGCATCGAACTGCATGTGGACAACCCCATGCGCGGCGTCCTGCCCTCCCAGGCCGCCATGCTTCTGAATCAAGCCATTTTGGAGAACAGCGCCCAATCCATGCAAGGCGTGAAAATCGGCGCCAAAACCTACGACATGAAAATCGTGCCCCTGTCCGGCCAGTTTTCCAACCGCGGATTCATCATCACTCTCTTGGACTAA
- a CDS encoding PAS domain-containing protein has product MKLEDTHARVAELEHQLDLSLTQWQTTFDAITDWVCIIDLNFRILRSNRSCADILGLDPRNVVGRTCYEMVHGTMAHIAGCPIPKMIETGKRGESELHLPDGRWIMVTADPLFDDRGFITGAVHMVRDITKRKLIETALQENQERLRLAAEAASLGLWDWRLDLNRLFPNEIFMEISGLSLDDANFFTAEKWLSRVHPEERGAVKRALEEHLNGTSPKAFIECRIKHPEKGWIWVSGLGQVIERNRRGEAIRMVGVHRDVTEQVLASREKENLINKLERALADVKTLSGMLPICSQCKKIRDDQGYWSNIESYIQQHSLAQFSHSICPDCAKKYYPDLKIY; this is encoded by the coding sequence TTGAAACTTGAAGACACACACGCCCGCGTGGCTGAGTTGGAGCATCAGTTGGACCTCAGCCTTACGCAGTGGCAGACCACCTTTGACGCCATTACGGATTGGGTTTGCATCATCGACCTGAATTTCCGGATTTTGAGATCCAACCGCTCATGTGCGGATATTCTGGGCCTGGATCCAAGAAACGTCGTGGGGAGGACCTGCTACGAAATGGTTCATGGCACCATGGCGCATATCGCAGGCTGCCCCATCCCTAAGATGATAGAAACCGGAAAGCGCGGAGAATCCGAGCTGCATTTGCCTGACGGACGCTGGATTATGGTCACCGCCGACCCGTTATTCGATGATCGGGGGTTTATCACCGGCGCAGTGCACATGGTTCGGGACATCACCAAACGGAAGCTTATAGAAACAGCGCTCCAGGAAAACCAGGAGCGTCTCAGGCTGGCCGCCGAAGCAGCAAGCCTTGGGCTGTGGGACTGGAGGCTGGATCTGAACCGCCTTTTTCCCAACGAGATATTCATGGAAATTTCCGGCTTGTCCCTGGATGACGCCAATTTTTTCACAGCCGAGAAGTGGCTGAGCAGAGTCCATCCCGAAGAAAGAGGCGCCGTAAAAAGAGCCCTTGAAGAGCATTTGAACGGAACGTCTCCCAAAGCCTTCATTGAATGCCGAATCAAGCACCCGGAAAAGGGCTGGATCTGGGTGTCCGGCCTGGGACAGGTGATAGAACGGAACCGCAGGGGAGAAGCCATTCGCATGGTGGGCGTGCACCGGGACGTCACCGAGCAGGTTTTGGCCAGCAGGGAAAAGGAAAACCTGATCAACAAGCTGGAAAGGGCTCTGGCTGACGTCAAAACCCTCAGCGGCATGCTGCCCATATGCTCCCAATGCAAAAAAATTCGGGACGACCAAGGCTATTGGAGCAACATAGAAAGCTATATTCAACAGCACTCCCTGGCCCAGTTCAGCCATAGCATTTGCCCGGATTGCGCAAAAAAATATTACCCGGACCTTAAAATTTATTAA
- a CDS encoding 4Fe-4S binding protein, translating into MNRKWIPGLLDAGRLYQKPKPWMMRMGLDGLKGLFHVFNLPLIRRFHPWMQESKTNMYWIPVNQELEREPDVPLPYEVVEHFIEKSSTRVVMDFCGCRAAHKCERFPTDIGCLMMGDDAVKIPPEFSRMVDKDEARAHLQKAVDAGLPPFIGKARIDNFIFGVPDNSRLLTVCFCCDCCCVTDLLKHIPHEERQAIVHPLEGLEIHVDQEACIGCGKCAEHCFIEAVSLDSGKAFISEECRGCCRCVSVCPANAIKIRLNNPDFVRQAVKSIESSVRMD; encoded by the coding sequence ATGAACAGGAAATGGATACCCGGCTTACTGGATGCGGGCCGGCTTTATCAGAAGCCCAAACCCTGGATGATGCGCATGGGCCTGGACGGACTTAAGGGCCTGTTCCATGTCTTTAACCTGCCCCTGATACGGCGGTTTCATCCCTGGATGCAGGAATCCAAGACCAATATGTATTGGATACCCGTAAACCAGGAATTGGAGCGGGAGCCGGACGTGCCTTTGCCTTACGAGGTAGTGGAGCACTTCATTGAAAAGTCATCCACACGGGTTGTCATGGATTTCTGCGGCTGCAGAGCGGCCCATAAGTGTGAGCGGTTTCCCACGGATATAGGCTGTCTGATGATGGGGGATGACGCCGTAAAGATTCCGCCGGAGTTCTCCCGCATGGTGGATAAGGACGAGGCCCGGGCTCATTTGCAAAAGGCCGTGGACGCCGGCCTTCCGCCCTTTATCGGCAAAGCGCGCATCGATAATTTCATTTTCGGCGTGCCGGACAACAGCCGGCTGTTGACGGTCTGTTTTTGCTGCGACTGCTGCTGCGTCACGGATCTTTTGAAGCATATTCCGCACGAGGAGCGGCAAGCCATCGTGCATCCTTTGGAAGGCCTTGAAATTCATGTGGATCAGGAGGCCTGCATCGGATGCGGCAAGTGCGCGGAGCATTGCTTTATTGAGGCTGTATCTCTGGACTCCGGCAAGGCGTTCATTTCAGAGGAATGCCGGGGATGCTGCCGGTGCGTTTCCGTGTGCCCGGCCAACGCCATAAAAATCCGTTTGAATAACCCGGATTTTGTCCGGCAGGCGGTTAAAAGCATTGAGTCAAGCGTTCGAATGGATTAA
- a CDS encoding alpha/beta fold hydrolase: protein MSCDYKEYKQADIGGAKVNYLEYPGNGPSLIMLHATGFLPWVWHPVARGLSCDYDVTAPFFCKHREPNMENGGIGWKDLARDLVKLMEVLEVKRPYYMVGHSMGGAVATLATALFGLQPEAMVLIEPIILPEQFYGFNPTVEQHPLASKSIKRRNHWEDRQEAREYLLSKKFFASWDPEVLEIYLQYGIVENSGGLTLACQPDKEAALFLGSSQENPWPVLAKLHCPVLVLEGETTENKGIIPFEKAAAAMPNGEFQIVKGAGHLIPMERPRKTQALIKEFFESL from the coding sequence GTGTCCTGCGATTATAAAGAATACAAACAAGCCGACATCGGCGGCGCAAAGGTGAACTATCTGGAATACCCCGGAAACGGCCCCAGCCTGATTATGCTCCATGCCACGGGCTTTTTACCCTGGGTATGGCATCCGGTCGCCCGGGGCCTTTCCTGCGATTACGACGTGACCGCCCCGTTTTTTTGCAAGCATCGCGAGCCCAATATGGAAAACGGAGGCATTGGATGGAAGGACCTGGCCCGGGATCTGGTCAAGCTGATGGAAGTTTTGGAGGTCAAGCGCCCCTATTATATGGTGGGCCATTCCATGGGCGGCGCCGTGGCGACCCTGGCGACCGCTTTGTTCGGTTTGCAGCCCGAAGCCATGGTGCTCATTGAGCCCATCATCCTGCCGGAACAGTTTTACGGGTTCAACCCCACCGTGGAGCAGCATCCCCTGGCCTCCAAGTCCATCAAAAGGCGAAACCATTGGGAGGACCGTCAAGAAGCAAGGGAATACCTGCTTTCCAAAAAGTTTTTTGCAAGCTGGGATCCCGAGGTGCTTGAGATCTATCTTCAATACGGCATTGTGGAAAACTCGGGCGGCCTGACCCTGGCCTGCCAGCCGGACAAGGAGGCGGCCCTTTTTCTGGGCAGTTCCCAGGAAAACCCCTGGCCGGTTCTTGCCAAACTGCATTGCCCGGTTTTGGTGTTGGAAGGAGAAACCACCGAAAACAAGGGGATTATTCCCTTTGAGAAGGCGGCTGCGGCCATGCCCAATGGCGAATTTCAAATCGTGAAAGGCGCCGGCCACCTGATTCCCATGGAAAGGCCGCGCAAGACCCAAGCATTGATAAAGGAGTTTTTTGAGTCATTGTAA